The stretch of DNA TTCTACCGGCTGACGGAGGACCGTCTTGAGTCGTTCGGGATTGGTCCGTTGTGGGTCGCCCAGGTAGATCTCGTGATGCTTGCCCCTTGGCCTGTAGCCTTGCTGCTCAATAAAATCGTGTATTTTCTGAATGGTAGGCTCTTCGTCGGCGTAGGGGCCAATGTGCATGATCTGGGCCGATAAACCTTCATGGAAGGGCTCAAAGCGCATCTTAGCCAGAGCTGGTGGATTTTTCTTCTCCTGGAGCTGTCCCATAGCAATATCCACGATCTCCTGGGTGATGTGGTCTGGTTGCATGATCATGAGGGTCCACTGCCATTCGTCTTTGGCCTCCATGTCGAAGTCCCGACCATCAGCCATCCACCAGAGCCCTTCCAGTGCCATCACTGTATAATCCGGTCCAAGGCCCTGCTTCTTCAAGCCAAACTTGACTCCATAGGACACCCCATACAGGGCTTCAACGGCATCCTGAAAAGCCTGGGAGATATTGGGATCACCCCAGCCATCAACCATCAGGAAATTCATTTCGGGGACATCCACCAGCACTACTTTCCTGGCGGAGGGCCGGTAGAGGTGCTTGAGTTCTTTCTTAAGGTCGATTTTAGGCATGACAACTCCCGATATTATATAGACAGGCGACAAGATAGGGTCTGGAAGCGATTTTTTCAAGGGCCAAGACAAGGTCGAGGCCGGTGACTTCAGCGATAGGGTAGCTGGGCTATATGCATGTTGCGAATACCGCGTCTTACGTAGAAGTCCCGCACCAGCGGCGACCAGCGGAAAGCGGCCTCTTTCAGGATAATGTAAAACTCCCGGACGATCGCACCGGCGTGGCTGTCATAATAGCGACTGGCGAAGTCGTGGTAGACTGTGCTCAGCTCCGGGCGCAGGGCTCCCTCCTGGTCGAACACAGGTGAGAGGCGCAGCCCGGTGAGAAAGGTGCTCAGGTAGAGCTGGTAGTAGTTGTTGGCGTGGTCAGCCACGACCGCCCCGGGATATTCATTCAGGTAGCGCTCCCACCGAATGACCCGTTCACCCACCTCCCGGAAGGGGATCAGTA from Candidatus Neomarinimicrobiota bacterium encodes:
- a CDS encoding GyrI-like domain-containing protein, yielding MPKIDLKKELKHLYRPSARKVVLVDVPEMNFLMVDGWGDPNISQAFQDAVEALYGVSYGVKFGLKKQGLGPDYTVMALEGLWWMADGRDFDMEAKDEWQWTLMIMQPDHITQEIVDIAMGQLQEKKNPPALAKMRFEPFHEGLSAQIMHIGPYADEEPTIQKIHDFIEQQGYRPRGKHHEIYLGDPQRTNPERLKTVLRQPVEKK